GTGTTGCTGGTGCACAAACGTTGTATGTTGAGGTCTTGGAGATAATCCTGTTTTCCACAGTAGATTAGATTAGAACATTTTGAGGGCAAGGAACAAGTTATATGTAGTTTACAAATCTCTGACTCCCCTCCTTCCTTAATCATATAATACAATGCCTAACTTAATGATTGGGTAGGGGGACCCCACTAGAACCCTGACATAACATACCTTAAAGAAGTGTTGTATTTCAATTTATAAGAGTTTATATGTAAAAGTTTCTTGAATTGTTGCACCCTGTGCTACATGTTATAAATCTTGTTAAAGCTTTGATTTCAGAGCAGTTTTATCTGGAGGCATTATAAATGACCATATGGAATTTTAGGCATCTTTCAGCAGAAATTCGtttattgacatttttttttgcatttttgcatttgcttttcattAGTTGTTTTGTCACCAAATTATCTGGTCAAAGCAGCATACCCTGCACATTACTTGCTTACTACTTTACATTCAGCCAATTACATTTAAGAATCAAATACACTAAATGCCaaagaatctcattttttttttctggaatggtGTAGGTGTATTTCTTGGAGGagtgtgtcaaaaaaataaatttgaaaatgtactctgtttaacaaaataaaagcaaaccctACCGTTGACTCGTGATTATTACAGCTGATTTTAAGTTGTTTTGTACATTTATTCCAGTAGGTGTCACTGGTGAGTCGAGGAAAAAAATCCTTTCCCAAGTGTAAcgttttaatgaaaagaaagtaaaagatttAATCAATAAAAGAGGCTATGAATATGCATTTCTTTAGAGTTCAAAATTAACGTATTTATTGTtcaaaagagacagggtctcgctatgttgcccaggctggagtgcagtggctattcacaggcgcgatcccactactgatcagcacgggagttttgacctgctccgtTTCCGACCTGGGCCggttcacccctccttaggcaacctggtggtcccccGCTCCcgggaggtcaccatattgatgccgaACTTAGTGCGGACACCCGATCGGCATAGcgcactacagcccagaactcctggactcaagcgatcctccagcctcagcctccctagtagctgggactacaggcacgcgccaccgcgcccggcggtcaGATAGTGGCGCAGAATAGCACTAGAAGCTGTGGTGTGGTGACGTCATCAACTGGGACGGCCCACAACTCCTATAAGACTTCATTTTATTCACCCCGCGAAACAACCTGACCACACTGCGCACGCGTTTCCTTTGAGCACTGCATTCTGGGtaaactgtctcaaaaatttgAAGAGCGCATGCGTGGACGAGCTCCTTCCTTTTACCTCGTTGCACTTCTGAGAACAAGATGGGTCACCAGCAGCTGTACTGGAGCCACCCGCGAAAATTCGGCCAGGGTTCTCGCTCTTGGTGAGAAATAGTTTGTGATTTTGGGGAAGCGTTGCCATGGAGCGCTAGGCTGCTTAGAATCTCAAGTAGAGGAGGCCACGGGCGGCACGAGGGAGCAGGCCGACTGGGAGCCGCTGGTGCCGCCATTACAGGCCTGTGCCGGGGCCTGGGAGTCCCGGGATGTGGGTAGTAGCCGTCTGAGTGTGGAGTCTTGTAATTTCTGTGACCTGCAAAGCCGCTGTCTGTTTTCTTACAGTCGCGTGTGTTCAAACCGGCACGGTCTGATCCGGAAATATGGCCTCAATATGTGCCGCCAGTGTTTCCGTCAGTACGCGAAGGATATCGGTTTCATTAAGGTAGGCGTCTGCAGGCGTGCTCCACGTTTGTGTGGGCGGAGGTCGTGgtggttcttt
This genomic window from Piliocolobus tephrosceles isolate RC106 chromosome 6, ASM277652v3, whole genome shotgun sequence contains:
- the RPS29 gene encoding 40S ribosomal protein S29, with translation MGHQQLYWSHPRKFGQGSRSCRVCSNRHGLIRKYGLNMCRQCFRQYAKDIGFIKLD